A DNA window from Theobroma cacao cultivar B97-61/B2 chromosome 5, Criollo_cocoa_genome_V2, whole genome shotgun sequence contains the following coding sequences:
- the LOC108661910 gene encoding LOW QUALITY PROTEIN: probable glycosyltransferase At5g03795 (The sequence of the model RefSeq protein was modified relative to this genomic sequence to represent the inferred CDS: substituted 1 base at 1 genomic stop codon), whose translation MEKKFKIYVYKEGELPLFHDGPCRLLYTIEGQFINKKEVNKKFRTYNPEKAHVFYLPYSVTRMRQYNWVRGTPMKRLGGIVLDYINVIAGKYPFWNRSLGADHFMLSCHEGLQLVYSIRALCNANTSKRFNPKKDVSIPEISLKSSRLEGLIGGPSPSQRTILAFFAGGNHGFVRPMLFRHWEKKDLDVRVHNYLPKRVPYYDLMRQSKYCLCPSGYEVASPRVVEALYNGCVPVLISKSXVSPFSDVLNWKMFSVTVSLEDIPNLKKILMSIPERQYIKMQKRVVQVRRHFELHVTPKRFDVFHMILHSIWLRRLNVKVSNEPGNILD comes from the exons ATGGAAAAAAAGTTCAAGATATATGTTTACAAAGAAGGGGAGCTTCCACTATTTCATGACGGTCCTTGCAGGCTGTTGTACACTATAGAAGGACAGTTTATCAATAAGAAGGAGGTTAATAAAAAGTTCCGAACCTACAATCCTGAGAAAGCCCATGTATTTTACCTTCCTTACAGCGTAACAAGGATGCGCCAATATAATTGGGTGCGGGGTACGCCTATGAAACGCTTAGGGGGGATCGTCTTAGACTACATAAACGTTATTGCAGGGAAATATCCCTTCTGGAATCGAAGCCTTGGCGCTGAccatttcatgctttcttgccatGA GGGCCTGCAACTAGTTTACTCCATCCGTGCTCTGTGCAATGCAAACACCTCCAAGAGGTTCAACCCCAAGAAGGACGTGTCCATTCCAGAAATTAGTCTCAAAAGCAGTAGGCTAGAGGGCTTGATTGGCGGGCCGTCTCCATCACAGCGTACAATCCTGGCATTTTTTGCAGGGGGGAATCACGGTTTTGTAAGACCAATGCTGTTTAGGCATTGGGAGAAAAAGGATCTGGATGTTAGAGTTCACAATTACCTTCCAAAACGAGTACCTTACTATGATCTAATGAGGCAGAGTAAGTATTGCCTTTGCCCCAGTGGTTATGAAGTTGCGAGTCCGAGAGTTGTTGAGGCCTTGTACAATGGCTGTGTTCCAGTGCTGATTTCGAAAAGTTAGGTGTCGCCATTTAGTGATGTCTTGAATTGGAAGATGTTCTCTGTGACGGTTTCCCTGGAAGATATTCCAAATCTGAAGAAAATATTGATGAGTATACCAGAAAGGCAGTATATAAAAATGCAGAAGAGAGTGGTCCAAGTGAGAAGGCATTTCGAGTTGCATGTGACTCCCAAGAGGTTCGATGTATTCCATATGATCCTTCACTCTATTTGGCTTAGAAGATTGAATGTCAAAGTCAGTAATGAACCTGGAAATATTTTGGATTGA